GTTTCCATCGCCCCCTGCCATCCAAGCTACATGGCTCCGGCTTTTACCATGACGGGACTTGCACCCGTTAGTGTATGCCACCCTTCGCTGGTCCCGCTCAAGATTAAAGACCTGGTACCTTGAGCGGGACCACACTCAGGACCACACTCGTTCGCTTTTATAGTTCTAGCATGTCGATTACTGTTTCTTTGATTAGGTTGATATCATCTGGAGAAGCACAGTGTTTCACCCATACAATACACATTGTTTGCCATATGTAGCTGACTGTTTGACCGAGTAGCTTTGATAGATTTTCTGGCCAGTCATGTGGATCTGGCATTGTAATAGTATCATCTATTGCTGAGATTATTGATGCTTCAGATAGCTCAAGCCTAGATGCAAGATTCTCAGTTGCTTGGTTACGAACATCTAAAATCACTTGTTTTTCTGGGCAATACTCACCTGGTAGTTTAATTGCCCCATTTTGTGGTTCTGTATCTGCATCAACTAATGCTAAAGCCTTAACTGGGAACCTTTCGTTTGAAGTTGCAGCTGCTATTGCATTAACAATATTTGAAGCGCCTATGTCTATAAATGAAATCCTCGTTACATCAATACCTGAATTTTGTAAAATTGTTCTTGATAGTATCAAAGCTTCATTGTCTTCTGTAAAAATATACAATTCTGGTGCATCAATATCATCCATTCTATTAAGAGCAAAATTTGGTGATATATTATAAAGTATTTCTATTCCAGATGTTTTTCTTTCTACTAATACTCTTGCATCTGGCGGAAGCTCTTCCAGGACATATGGACTATGCGTTGTAAGAATTACCTGTATTTGTTTGGTTCTAGATAGCCATAGTAGGAAATGTATGAGCCTTCGCTGTGATCTAGGATGTAAAGAAGCTTCGACTTCGTCAATTAGGACTAACGATGTATCTGGTATATCTTGTAGTATTGAAAGAAGATCTAGAGNNGCGTCTTCACCAGCACCTTGATGAAATTGTGAAATTTCTGTACCACTTAAAGATACAACTCCTACCTCTCTTTTTCTATCAATATCAGATATTGAAAATTTTGCTTCAGTATAATTTCTACCAATTATGCTAGAGTAATATTTTATTATCTCGTCTGATAACATACTAGATGATACTTCATTTACTGACTGTTTAGCTATTTTTGCATAACCAACAGTTGCATCCAAAGGGAGTGTCCTTGAGATGTCTTGAATAATAACATTACGAATTCTTTTCTGCCCTGAAGGCCTCCATCTTTCAGTTTTTTTGCCATATGAAAAATTACGAACATTGCCGCCTTCATAAATTTTATACTTAATTTTTGCGCCTGTGATTTTTTCCCAAGGTGTATCCGGAAAAAAAGCCGAAGGGTAATAAGTCTTTTTCTTTCCTTCTGGGCTGCCATAGGCGCATGCAGCAGCTTTAATTATTGTAGATTTTCCGGTTCCATTTTCACCTGCAATTACAGTAACAGGGAAACCGAACCTTATTTCCTCGCCTTCCCACCCACGAATACCATTTATCTCAATAGATTGTAGGTATTTGGGCCATGGATTGCTGGCCATTTTAGCTCGAATTTTATTTATTTCTCTGTGGTATTTCATGTTTTTCTCTAAGCGAACGTCTTGCATCACCAGCGAGCCAAAGAGGGTCAAGCCAAAGAGGGTCAGGTCTTTAATCTTGAATTTGCTTCATCGTTTATTCAATATTCTATGCAACCCGTCGAATGGGGATATCAAGATTAAAGACTCTCAGGAGCCCGCAAGTCCCCTCGGCAGGTTGTGTGACCAAGCGTTCCGGACGGGTCGAAAAGGGAACTTATTCTTTCAGGGTATTCATACTGCAATTCCTGCGCTTTGTCAAAGAGAATCTTTTCCGGATTTCTCTGCACTTCCCGAAAAAGGTCGGGGAACTCGATACGATGCTCCGCATTTTTTTGCTTGACAGATATCCTTCGCGGGTTTAAGTTATGTGCATATTCACATTATGAGGTTTTCCCGATGTCACCGAGACCCAAGAAAATACGTCATTGCGGATGCAAGCTGAAGGGGCGCGCCTTCAAGCCGACGGGGATGCCGATGGGGGCGCTGGAAAAGATCAGGATGTACCGTGACGAGATCGAGGCGATGAAGCTCTGCGATCTCGACGGGCTGACTCAGGAGGAGGCGGGTCTGCGGATGGGGGTCTCCCGGGGGACGGTTCAGCGGATCCTGAGTTCCGCAAGACGAAAGAGCGCCGAGGCGCTTTCCGGCTGCAAGGCGATTATCCTGGACGAAGTCGTCTGCGGGAAATCCGAAGAGAAATAATCTGATGGCTTCGCAAGAAGTCATCAACAGGCCGAGGGCGGGTAAGCCCCGGTCTGGGGTGAGGGTGGAACCATTTGAACTTGGTTCAAATGGCGGGGGAGGAGTCTCTTCCCCCGCCTCGCAAAAAGGCGATCTGTGACGTTTTGCGAGGTCATCGATTAACAGAAAAAGGAGAAAAAACCATGAAAATCTGTTTTCCGGTCAAAGAAAACAACGGATTGCAAAGCCGTATCTACGGACATTTCGGGTCCGCACCGATGTTCGTCGTCGTAGAAGAGGGGACCGGCGGCTCGTCGGAACCGGAGGTTGAGATCGTACAGAACGGGAACATGAATCATGTTCACGGTCAGTGTAGTCCGGTACGCGCTCTCGGAGGCACAAGCGTCGACTGTATCGTTGTAGGCGGGATCGGAGGCGGGGCGCTCAACAAGCTTTCGTCCATGGGAATCCGGGTCTTTCGCGCACAGGGCGGAACCATCGGGAAGAACCTGGATCTGCTCCGGGAGGATCAACTCAAGCCGATTGATCCCTCCATGACCTGCACGGGGCATGACCATGGCGGCGGGTGCGCTCACTGAAATCCATTCATCGAGAGGGGAAACATCATTATGAAAGAAGAAATGGTTCTGGAAAGGACGAGTCCCGTCGGCATCGACGAGACCCTGGAGAAACTCCGGTCCGCCGTGGAAAAGGCGAACTGGGTGGTGTCGGATGTAAAGCCGCTCCACAAATCGGTGAAGAAAAACGGCGGGGACGATCTCCGGCCGGTCCATATCATGCAGGTCTGCAACGCGCAACATGCGTCCGAGCTTCTGCGGAACGACGAGACCCGGTTTGCCTCGGCCTACATGCCCTGCACGATTTCCGTCTATGAAAGAGAGGACGGTTCCGTCGGCGTGGCCACGGTGAACATGGCCCCGGTGGGAGAGGCGTTGGGCGGAGTCTTCCGCGAGGTGATGAGTGTGCCGGTCGCGGCACAGATGCAGGGCTTCCTGGATGCCCTGTAAGGGGCGGGGGAATCCGGAAACCGATGAGAAGAAAGGAGCGGAGGATGACGAAAGGCCGTGTTCTCGTACTGGGCGGCGGTTTCGGCGGGGTTGAAGGAGCGATCCATCTGAGCCGGGCGGGATTCGACGTAACCCTCGTCTCGGAACGGGACTTTGCTTATCTTTACCCCGTTTCCATCTGGATCCCGACGGGGGAGATCGATTTCGACGATGCCTGTCTCGATCTGCTCCGGATCTCCTCCCGCTATCGGTTCAAACTCCTCCGGGGGAAGGTGACCGGAATCGATCCGGAAGGGTGCCGCGTCGAGGTGGACGGCGACCGGACCGACTCCTTCGATTTCATGCTGATCGCCCTGGGCGGGGCGAAGATGAAGCCCGCGGGGGTGGAACATACCCTCTCCATCTGCGGCCGCCCCAAAGATTCCCTTGAGATCAAAAAGCGGGTCGAGGCCCTCATTGCCGGGGGAGGCGGGAGGATTGCCGTCGGTTTCGGCGGCAACCCCAAAGATCCTTCGGCGGTCCGGGGCGGACCGGCCTTTGAGCAGGTTTTCAACCTCCATCACTTTTTTGTCAAAAAGGGGTGGCGGAACTCCTTCTCCCTGACGATGTTCGCTCCCATGGAGAAACCGGGGATCCGGTTAGGGGAAGGCGCTGTGGAGAAGGTCTATGATTTCCTCAACCGGATGAAAATCGACCGGCGTTTCGGCGTCAAGATCACGCGCTTCGAGGAAGGGGGGGTCGTCTTTGCCGATGATTCGCGTCTTGAAAGCGACCTCACCCTCTTCATCCCAGCGGGGACGGGACTCCCCCTCTTCCGGGAGGCAGGGCTCCCCCTCAATGATGCCGGGTTTATCCGGATCGATCCCTCCTGCCGGGTCGAAGGCACGAAGAGGATCTTTGCGGTCGGGGATTCCGCCGCCATAGACGGCCCGAAATGGCGGGCCAAACAGGGACATCTCGCCGAGGCCATGGCCCGGGTTGCCGCCGCCAATATCCGGGCGGCCGCCGCCGGACGGGACCCGGAGGAAAACTATATCGACCACGTCAGCATCCTCTGCGTCATGGACTATGGAAACGGCGCCGCCGTCGTTCACCGGAGTACGAAGCGATCCTTCATGGTTCCCCTGCCGATTGTCGGACACCTGCTGAAAAAAAGCTGGGGCCTCTACTGGAAGCTGACCAAGACCGGCAGGATCATGCGCCTGCCCGGCTTTTAGGATCCTGAAACCGGGGATAAAGATCCGCCTTCCCTCCTTTTGGTTTTCTGCAATACAGGAATCCCTCTATGGAACAGACCCTTCTTCTTTCCCTGATCTTCTTCATCATCTCCACCCTCTTCTCGATGATCGGGCTGGGCGGAGGCATCCTCTATGTGCCGATCCTCCTCTTCACGGGCTTCACCTTCAAGCAGGCGCCGGCGATCAGTCTCATCCTGATCACGGCGACCTCGCTTTCGGCCCTCTTCACCTTTCACCGCAACCGGAGGGTCGACTGGAAACTGGCCCTGGTCATCGATCCTCCGACGGATGTGATGGCATTCGTTGGGGGATACTTCAGCGCCCTCGTGCCGGAGCCGGTCTTGCGTGTCTGCCTCGCCGTGACCCTGATGATCGCGGGGACCCTGATGTTCCGGAACCGTCCCAAGAGCGGGGGAATACACCCGGCGGAAAAGAGCCGCTGGTCCTGGCACCGGGAGTTCAACGGGGTTTCCTACCGGGTCAACCTTCCCCTGGTCTTGACTGCAACGGCGTTGATCGGTATCCTGTCGGGGATGTTGGGGATCACCGGGGGAATTATCAAACTGCCGATCATGGTCCTGCTCTGCGGCGTACCGATGGATATCGCCGTCGCCACATCCACGGTGATGGTCACCGTCACCGCCCTGTCGGGCCTTGCCGGACACGCGGTGAACGGTTATATTGACTGGTCGACAGGGCTTCTCCTGGCGATCACGGCGGTCTCGGGTGGGCTTCTTGGAAGCCGGATCTCCCTTTCCATGAACAGGGTCCGCCTGAAACAGATCTTCGGGGGGGTTGTCTGGCTGATCGCAATTCGGATCATGATTCAGCAGTTTCTTTAAAGGAGAACGAATCTAATGATGAAACGGGAATTCCCGGACTGGGAAAAACTTTATCAAGAGGAAGAAGTGGAATCGATGCCGTGGTTTCGGCCTACGCTGGATGACGACATCGCAGCCGCGCTGGAGGAGTGGAAGATCAAGCCCGGAGCGGTACTCGATAACGGAACCGGGCCGGGCACACAGGCAATCGCCCTGGCCGAACGCGGCTTCCAGGTGACCGCTACCGACCTCTCCGAGACCGCGATCGTCAAGGCCCGCTCCCGGGCGGACAAGGCGGGAGCGAAGATCGACTTTCGGCAGGACGATATTTTAAAGAGCCGCCTGGACGGCGGCTTTGATCTGATCTGTGATCGCGGCTGTTTTCACGTCGTCTCCCCGGAGGAGAGGCCGGTCTATGTCGAAACGGTCCACCGCCTTCTCCGCGAAGAAGGGATCCTCTTGCTCAAGTGTTTCAGCCGCCTCGAGACCCGGGAGGAAGGACCCTATCGGTTCTCCCCGGAGGAGATCCGTACACTTTTTGAGGGGCGGTTCCGGATCCTCGAGATCCGGGAGTCCCTCTTCCGCGGCAACCGGCGGCCCTTCCCGAAGGCGCTCTTCTCCGTCATGCGCAGGGCCTGAAATGCGGCGTTTCAGTTGCGTACACCTTCCAACCTGTGCTATTGATTGATGAAGTCTTAAAAAGTCCGTTCGACCCTTCGACACGCTCAGGGCGAACGGTGTAAGTCATTGATATTCCGTTCGTGGTGAGCCTGTCGAACCATGAACGGAATCCGAAAACGACTTTTTACGAGACCATCTTGATTGGAGGTCGATTGATGCGGAAGGGAGACGGAAGATGATGGTTGCTTTTTCATACAGAGAGGCCGACGATAAATCGTGTCGCTCGTACCGATGGACCACGGCGTTCTCCCTGTCCTTGCTCCTGCTTTTTCTGCCGGGCACGCTCTTCGCAGACCCGCCGCAGACCCTCACTCTAACCGAGGGAATCCGGACCACCCTGAAGAATCATCCGGCGCTGAAAGCCGCCGGGTATGCCCTCAATGCGGCCGATGAGGCGGTCCGGGAGGCCCGGGGCGGATTCCTCCCCCGGATTGATCTTTCGGAAACATTCAACCGGACGACCGGTCCCGGCGAAGTCTTCTGGACCGAGCTCTCCCAGGAGCGTTTCTCCCTCTCCGACTTCGCAGCGACCAACCCGAACGATCCCGACGCGATCTCCAACTACAACACGCAGGTGACCCTGGTGCAGCCCCTCTACACCGGGGGAAAATTGAGCGCCGGTTACCAGATCTCCAAACTGCAACGCGGTGCGGTGGAAAAGAAACGTGAACAGACCCGGCAACAGGTCATCCGGGAATTCACGACCGCCTACTACAGGGCGCTGCTCGCCGGACGCTACGTGAAGGTCGCCGAAAAAGCGAAGGCAGCGGTCGAGGCCCATGTGAAAATGGCCCGGGATCTTCTGGAGCAGGGAATGGTCCTTCGATCCGACCTGCTCCGGGCACAGGTCCGCCTGTCGGAGGTCGAATCCCGCCTGATTACCGCGAAGAATCAACGGAAGCTGGCCCTGGCAAACCTGAACCGGATCATGGGGGTTGACCAGGGACGGGATTACCAACTGGTCGATCAGGAGAAGACAACCCCGTCCCCGCCGGAGGAGGAACTGCCGCAACTCATCCGGGAGGCGGAGGCACACCGCCCTGACCTCGCGGGTTTGAAACGGATGAAAGAGGCCGCAGAGAAGGGGGTCACCGTCGCCCGTTCGGCCTTCCTGCCGCATATTAATCTCGTGGCACGCTACGACCGGAACGATCGGGACTTCCTCGGCAGCGACGGCGAATACTGGTCCGTCATGGCCGTGGCCGGGATCAACCTTTTCGAGGGGCTCTCCGGCCGGGCCAGGGTGAGACGTGCAAGGGCCGATGCGGCCCGGATGTCGAGCCTTGTGACCCGTGCCGAGGAGGGGATCGAGATGGAGGTCCGAAAGGCCTATCTCAATATGAAGGAGGCCGGGGCGCGTTTGGAGGTCGCCCGCAGGACGGTCGCAATGTCGGAGGCGGGAATGAAGATCGTCGAGGACCGCTACCGGAACGGTATGGGACGAATCACCGAACTCCTCGATACGGAAGCCTCCCTGACCCGGGCAAGGACCGACGAGGCCCGTGCGCGTTACGATCTCAATCTTTCCCGGACCCATCTCGACTTCGCCCTGGGAAGACTGTAACGGAACACCGGTCGGCCGAGCGGGGGCATAAAAGCAGATGGATTTTTTACAAAGCCGTCAAAGGAGATGGTGTCGTAAAAAGTCACGAAGCCCTTCGACCCTTCGGCCGACTCAGGACAGGCGTACTCAGGGCGAACGGTGTAAGTTATTGATATTCCGTTCGTGGTGAGCTTGTCGAACCATGAACGGAACCCGGAAAACGACTTTTTACGAGTTCATCAAAGGAAATCGCCCATGAAAAAAACAAGGTTCATCTTGATCCCGACGCTTGTGATCATTCTTTCTTTTTTCGGCTGCCGGGAGAAGGCCGCGCAGGAAACCGGGACGGTACATCCGGAGATGATCCGGGGGGTGAAGACGGCAGTGGCCCGGCTCGGCAAAATCGACATCACTTACACCGCTCCCGGCACGGTACGGGCCGCCATACAGTCCACCCTGACCAGCAAAGTCATGGGGAACGTGACCCGGATCCGGGTCCGGGAGGGAGACCGGGTGAAGAAGGGAGAGATCCTTCTTCGGATCGAATCGAAAGAGATCAGTGCAAGGATCGCCCAGGCAAAAGGGGCGCTTGAAGCGGCGAAAGCCGCCCTCCGTAATGCAGAGGCAAATTACGGGAGGACCTCCAGGCTTTACTCCAGGGGGTCGGCCACCCGCTTTGAACTCGACGGGGCGACCCTGCAGCGTGACGCTGCCCGCGGCCGGCTTAAACAGGCGGCCGGGGCGGTTCGGGAGGCACT
This Deltaproteobacteria bacterium DNA region includes the following protein-coding sequences:
- a CDS encoding DUF302 domain-containing protein, producing MKEEMVLERTSPVGIDETLEKLRSAVEKANWVVSDVKPLHKSVKKNGGDDLRPVHIMQVCNAQHASELLRNDETRFASAYMPCTISVYEREDGSVGVATVNMAPVGEALGGVFREVMSVPVAAQMQGFLDAL
- a CDS encoding TolC family protein, which translates into the protein MMVAFSYREADDKSCRSYRWTTAFSLSLLLLFLPGTLFADPPQTLTLTEGIRTTLKNHPALKAAGYALNAADEAVREARGGFLPRIDLSETFNRTTGPGEVFWTELSQERFSLSDFAATNPNDPDAISNYNTQVTLVQPLYTGGKLSAGYQISKLQRGAVEKKREQTRQQVIREFTTAYYRALLAGRYVKVAEKAKAAVEAHVKMARDLLEQGMVLRSDLLRAQVRLSEVESRLITAKNQRKLALANLNRIMGVDQGRDYQLVDQEKTTPSPPEEELPQLIREAEAHRPDLAGLKRMKEAAEKGVTVARSAFLPHINLVARYDRNDRDFLGSDGEYWSVMAVAGINLFEGLSGRARVRRARADAARMSSLVTRAEEGIEMEVRKAYLNMKEAGARLEVARRTVAMSEAGMKIVEDRYRNGMGRITELLDTEASLTRARTDEARARYDLNLSRTHLDFALGRL
- a CDS encoding FAD-dependent oxidoreductase, which translates into the protein MTKGRVLVLGGGFGGVEGAIHLSRAGFDVTLVSERDFAYLYPVSIWIPTGEIDFDDACLDLLRISSRYRFKLLRGKVTGIDPEGCRVEVDGDRTDSFDFMLIALGGAKMKPAGVEHTLSICGRPKDSLEIKKRVEALIAGGGGRIAVGFGGNPKDPSAVRGGPAFEQVFNLHHFFVKKGWRNSFSLTMFAPMEKPGIRLGEGAVEKVYDFLNRMKIDRRFGVKITRFEEGGVVFADDSRLESDLTLFIPAGTGLPLFREAGLPLNDAGFIRIDPSCRVEGTKRIFAVGDSAAIDGPKWRAKQGHLAEAMARVAAANIRAAAAGRDPEENYIDHVSILCVMDYGNGAAVVHRSTKRSFMVPLPIVGHLLKKSWGLYWKLTKTGRIMRLPGF
- a CDS encoding sulfite exporter TauE/SafE family protein gives rise to the protein MEQTLLLSLIFFIISTLFSMIGLGGGILYVPILLFTGFTFKQAPAISLILITATSLSALFTFHRNRRVDWKLALVIDPPTDVMAFVGGYFSALVPEPVLRVCLAVTLMIAGTLMFRNRPKSGGIHPAEKSRWSWHREFNGVSYRVNLPLVLTATALIGILSGMLGITGGIIKLPIMVLLCGVPMDIAVATSTVMVTVTALSGLAGHAVNGYIDWSTGLLLAITAVSGGLLGSRISLSMNRVRLKQIFGGVVWLIAIRIMIQQFL
- a CDS encoding diguanylate cyclase, whose translation is MKICFPVKENNGLQSRIYGHFGSAPMFVVVEEGTGGSSEPEVEIVQNGNMNHVHGQCSPVRALGGTSVDCIVVGGIGGGALNKLSSMGIRVFRAQGGTIGKNLDLLREDQLKPIDPSMTCTGHDHGGGCAH
- a CDS encoding DUF134 domain-containing protein gives rise to the protein MSPRPKKIRHCGCKLKGRAFKPTGMPMGALEKIRMYRDEIEAMKLCDLDGLTQEEAGLRMGVSRGTVQRILSSARRKSAEALSGCKAIILDEVVCGKSEEK
- a CDS encoding class I SAM-dependent methyltransferase encodes the protein MMKREFPDWEKLYQEEEVESMPWFRPTLDDDIAAALEEWKIKPGAVLDNGTGPGTQAIALAERGFQVTATDLSETAIVKARSRADKAGAKIDFRQDDILKSRLDGGFDLICDRGCFHVVSPEERPVYVETVHRLLREEGILLLKCFSRLETREEGPYRFSPEEIRTLFEGRFRILEIRESLFRGNRRPFPKALFSVMRRA
- a CDS encoding ATP-binding protein is translated as MKYHREINKIRAKMASNPWPKYLQSIEINGIRGWEGEEIRFGFPVTVIAGENGTGKSTIIKAAACAYGSPEGKKKTYYPSAFFPDTPWEKITGAKIKYKIYEGGNVRNFSYGKKTERWRPSGQKRIRNVIIQDISRTLPLDATVGYAKIAKQSVNEVSSSMLSDEIIKYYSSIIGRNYTEAKFSISDIDRKREVGVVSLSGTEISQFHQGAGEDAXLDLLSILQDIPDTSLVLIDEVEASLHPRSQRRLIHFLLWLSRTKQIQVILTTHSPYVLEELPPDARVLVERKTSGIEILYNISPNFALNRMDDIDAPELYIFTEDNEALILSRTILQNSGIDVTRISFIDIGASNIVNAIAAATSNERFPVKALALVDADTEPQNGAIKLPGEYCPEKQVILDVRNQATENLASRLELSEASIISAIDDTITMPDPHDWPENLSKLLGQTVSYIWQTMCIVWVKHCASPDDINLIKETVIDMLEL